From the Lytechinus variegatus isolate NC3 chromosome 5, Lvar_3.0, whole genome shotgun sequence genome, the window GTCTTTTGTCTGATACCTCTAACTAAAATTCCATTTAAAATGTTCATATGGAATCGAGTGTTGGAACAAAAATCTAAGGTCACTATAAACTCATGCCATGGAATATCGCCACAAACTAATAATCattgggcaagtccaagaattcgtgcgtgttacgtatgggacattttagaggctttaatgacctgaaaaatagtgttaattgactttgagaataccctcatgatggtagacatctaggagaagaataatcatgcaaaaaatgtgacatatgaccttgaccttttcgAGAGAAAAGATGTGCCGTTacgcaaggctccacattaactttttttggtggtggcccgttcgggccaccaaaaccttcaaataatttttttttggtggcccattagtaaagtttggtggcccgaaaaatataaagaaaaacattaatttaaaatgaataaaacaaattgaaatattctgcagtcagtaacacgtaccactattctttgtacatcttgtatgtaaatcgtgcttgctgttattttactttgcttattttgtggtaatatataaattgttctatcattgtaaatatgaaatgattgaaagagaataaaagaattgtattgttcccaggttgtggacttttaatctccgtatcgacacacactcataatggtaaagtaaataaatagtgcatatagcaaactcagatagatttacaaaacaattatttttcctttcttcttttttgatcataaaacctagattatgcaggccccaaatccagtttattttctcttttccagcatattatagcaggagaaaatcacagaaaaatatgctgcagaattagaacaatgtgtaaaagggggaaataaacaaaaatcatttttagaatagtatactgaaaaaagaaatcaaaaattgtaaaaaaaatgaataagtgaaataaaacaaaagaaaaaatgaagaaagaaaaaacaaagaacaggaaaaaacatttgagaaaaaacaaaagaaaatgtaagaaaaatgaataagacaaaattatcaaaaaatggggaaaattatgattattattcagtagaaacatgttctttaatcaggcatattcaatgggaaggggtataaatggtttaatcactgtaaaaaaaatgaaagaaaaaaaatgagaaaacggCAAAAATTATCTGGAacaaacagtgagaaaattccttccctatatttgacaaaatgatggaaaaattcacatttcatatcaatgaaatgccttcccaaagtatttacttccttaagagtggtttaagaagtcatttgtaaacaagaaagaaagaagctgcctatttatttttggctagaagagacacagcttcgaaataaaccaaatatcaacatacatacaaatgcacatactggactgtgatgtactcacctatgtgttttatgtgtattaatgcatttggaaatcggtctttttgagtcaaaagagaggtcataattcctccttttaatgcttgcagataatcaggtttcagtaaaacggactgtagaagggcatttcattggtgtaaaatgtgactttgacgtagattttcagagttctggggaagatttcttagcagtaacatttcgtatcgcagctccctgagtttGAATTGAATAGTCTGCTCGCGCAcagctagctgcagtggtttcatgcacgcaaagctcagccagacagccggcgcggccggctgaataatagttactgtatgctagcggtaggcctacatactgtcatgactatgcaatctttatgtgtgtgtatttgtgtgtagattaacaaaaaaggcgcatgacgaattggcttgcaatttgaactgtagaaagttgataaatacgtgcaaaatcgggagaaaaattgtgctactttgaaaattattggttgcccgattcgggccaccaaaacttaacattttttcaataatggttgcccgagatgaatttttggtggccccgggccaccgctaatgtcgagccttgcgtTACGTATAGGACACagaagaaaaacaattttaaaaacatttttttcaagttgagaattctctgaaagtatttcatttgacaacttgttaCTTAGTTACtcttagtgtgatagaagtcacaatactctagtatacataaggcaagtttcatgtcataagccaaatcgctctaattacagactctaattaaacaaattaatgaaatgttacgtatgggacagttgtgtatgggacattttgtccccatagagaatgcACACAATTTTtcccataattcaaaaaattgaaataatttaaaatatggaaataaaaaaagagtttcttttaaaatgttctattgagacatatttgatatgactgaaagGGAAATAAgccatttaaacattttttccccttgtttttcatggtttcatgaattccttatctatttctattgttttttgttttttcatatttttccattttcacaattttttagcTTCGATTGTATTCATTTATCAGTATTCATaaccttttctttaaaaactaaagaaaaggtaaataatcactttttagagcactcttgaaatttgtttttctccattcactttgtacacaaatctcccctttgacattgtgtgtaaaatgtcccatacgtaatgttgtcccatacgtaacaatttttaaagtaacttttaattaaaaagtaaactctatttttgaaactttttgtggtataacattttaatacttaataaattagaacttcccagagatgcaacaatacaagtattttattatgagaaataacaaaaaaaatcctcaaaatgttacgtatgggacattccatccttggacaagacctgatttgcataattaatcagatgacaccacttttttccCTCAAAAGTAATAGGATGTTAGGAGGTCCATGACTAAATCTCGGaagatttgttttcattttctatgagtttttataattgtcccatacgtaacgcccattttaccaattatgcaaattaggtgccccaaattagcataaatatgcatattatcaaaattttcttaatgatattttaaaattcaacatttgggctttcttacccaaCCAAAGATAACTCCTTGAATTAAAGATGtaattttgccttctagggttaccttttcttggacttgccccaTTCCAAATGTGAATGACTGTCTGAAATTGTTGTTATTTGTCTTCAAACttaacaattttcatttaaaaacttTTTATATCAGATCATCAGCATATCCGTTACAATCCCCTGAAGGGCGAATGGGTCCTTGTATCACCACATCGCATGAAACGACCCTGGAAAGGTCAAGTAGAGAAACCTACAGAGCAGAATATCCCGAGGCATGACCCCAAGAACCCGCTGTGTCCTGGAGCAACCAGGGCTCATGGGGATGTAAGTATTACAGGTCAAAGTTCATAGCTGACGGGGCTCAATTTAGtcaaaagaaattgaaagaTATGGCCTTGGTGAGGCCCATTTGATTGACCTCTATTCCCTCTCAGTGACCTTGGCTGTTTAGTCCCACTATCAAACTTTTGATTATCACTACAGTTGATGGCTGATTTCTCTTGACTTTCTGGAAATTCTTCTTGGGAGCCGCAGATGCAATGCACCGGGTGAACACCCTTCTCTTTTTACGAATAGTGCATTGGTTTCAACAGGCATAGGTTGTGATTCTCCTATGCACATGACAAAATGTTTTCCAACTGCTTTCACACTTGATATGCAGCACTATTGTATAGcatcaatatttgaataaagTTTCATTAGGGTTGTAGCtgtataaaagaaaatacactCCCATTCTGTTATACCTGTTGGAGACTGTCCAGTTCAATAGCACACATTTCCATAGAACACAATATATGCAGGTTTAGTCCTTATCTGGTTTCATTAAAACTTATGGGTGTCTTATGACTTAAAGATGTCTCTTTTTTAATGGCCTCCTATTTGCTATTTTTCATAGTATCTTATTAAAGTGCTTATTGAAAACGAGGTAGAATATAAACACCCCCGCccaaaaatagaatgaatgaatgattgattgatcaattaattgaattaatgaatgaatcatATAGATCAATGAGTTTTGAATTAATAAAACACTAATATAAactaaagaaatgaaaaaaaatgtatcaagtTGAACttctattatttcatacttgtatgTAATATACTGTTGTAGATCTGGCAAATTGTATATGATATTTCTCTGCATACCTCAATCTGAACTCTCTTTTCTACGTGTTTTTTACAGGTTAATCCAGACTATCAGAGCACCTTTTTGTTTGAGAATGACTTTCCTGCTCTTCTACAAGAAGGAGCCCCAACACCTGGTAGGTAGAGATCAGGTCCTAGATTCCATTCAACACTTTGACTAAGTAAAACTGTTTTGCTCAGATTACTTAAATCAGAATAATTTCAGGAGGCTACTTATCATAAACCAAGTTCAAGCCAGAATTCTCAAATTTTGACTTCacatttttgatgaaaaatgatgtGCATGTGTCTCATCAAATATTCTATGACAGTTCTAAAGATCCGCGGGTAAAAAAAGCCATACCTTCTAATCCAAACTCCAATATGAATTTTGGGTGAGCGGTGTCATAAATTTTAGGCAAAATACACAGTCAAATTCTTGAATTAAAGACCAAGCAATTGACATAAAATCTTGGTGTAATATTATAATTCttacatcattttttaaattgcatacTTGCCCAAGTcttgaaatatcatttcattgAGCACACTTTAAATCCTGAACACTATAGTTATGATCTAGATGCATATGGCTCGTTCCATAGGGTGAAATTCATGTACCAGaactattaaaaaaactttctcaTTTAAATCAGGCAGATATTTGCCAATGATCTCTCTATCAAACAATTTGTGTCTGACCAAGATTTATTACTATTTATCAGAAATCATGATGTATTGCGATTCGAGACATGAGAGTCTATTGCCAATGTTATAAAATGTTATGTCAATGAACTGTTACAtaccaggtgaggtgaatgggtacctggcatgaattccttgaaatgtcccagcgctgtaaaaggctgcgggctaaagccagggtaataatatccaagtcctttggaagcgcatagagacgttatttattatgtgttatgcgctatacaggAACTGtctatcattattttaaaaaaaatgttctttggTCTTTTACATTTTTCATACCAGGTACAAATGAGCATCATCTCTTGAAATGTGCTCCTGCAGTTGGAACATGGTAAGCATAATTCttagaaaaatcaaatatttaaaaacaagtaGTTTATCTTAATTTTCACCATCctgaggtgttgtggctcaatGGGTAAGTCGCTCttctttgaaccacaaggtcagGGGTCCATATCCAAGGTGTTATAAATGACTACCATTTGTTAAATGCTTGTGCACCTGATCAGTAGCCATCATGcttaatgatatttttataaaagCGCTTTACAAATAAAGTATTAAGTAACATACATTGATATAactgaacatttcaaaaacaaGAATGAAAATGTACTGTGTGTAGTATTGTCATATGACAAATATGGTAACCAACCTACCAAAGTTGGAAactaaaaaataacaataataataaaagcaatTAAGTTTACTGATTTAACAGCTGGAATACTTACgggaaatatataataaatttacaataaataCAATGACATACATTAAATATTTGAACAACAGCAGTACAATTgctatacatacacacacacacaaaaaaggaatattcATTTGACTAGATTTAACTTTATGACAGAGTATGGTAGAGCTACTatggctaaagccagggtaaagCCGAATAATATCATTCAACACTTAAAAAGACTGTATTAAACGGTATACAGATGTTCCTGTAGATTATTAACCATTTGTTAAGATTCCTCTTCAGcctctgtttattttttttctcattgtaGTCAGGTGATGTGTTTTCATCCTTGGTCAGACATCACTCTCCCTCTCATGTCATTGGACCAAATCAGGACGGTGATTGACAAGTGGGCGGAGCTTATCACAGATTTTGGTGCTAAATACAAATGGGTTCAGGTAAGTGTCCTTTTCATTTCTTGGTATTGCACGCtccaaaatatattcaaatttcacCAACCAAGAAATAAGGTAATTGATAACTTTCACTGGTTTCCAGGTtccaaatgaaaaagaaaaaaaaaattgatttttttctttggcaTCACAGCGTAACAGGCTTCCTCGGGTAAAGGGCTGCTGATGGTATTAACACAATTGTGTGTCTgtgaaatgtaaaaattgatgttttttagaaaatgtacttaaaatgcaaaaaaagtaTTGTTTTGGGTTAATTTGTACCTTCTTCCatataaaaagaggaaaaaacaaAGTACTTCAAACCCCACAAAAACCCATATTTTTCACTTGAGGAGTGATCATGCATTACGCCTATGAATAGGAAGTGACAccacaattttttgtttttgtctcttTTTCTTTGACTCTTCTCTGTTCATCCATCtcccattttctctctttttttggttCTTTGCTGCATTTATCCCCCCTTCTTCCACCCTCTCTGTCTCCATCACTGTCTATCTGTTTTACTTTAATCTGTCTATCTACAgatctttgaaaacaaaggagCTGTGATGGGATGCTCTAATCCTCACCCTCATTGTCAGGTATGTTGTGTTACTGTAAGACGGCTTCATAGAAATAtagttttcatttcatctaaacattttttttcttccatctcaGGCTTAATTTTTGTAAACAGTACAAatagatatgaaataaaaacaatttcatttgaCATTATGATGCATAAGCTGGCAGTAGTCCATCCATGTCCACCAAATTGAGGAGAGTACAGAATGCAGACCAATCACATTGACGGCAGTTTTCATAAGAATCTGAAGTAAATTCTAATGTTCAAATGTGTTTGCTCACTTGGTGTTCCAAAATTAAGACACCTgaacttttatatttcataaaaacagtgttttttagttattttgtttttcatttgcttcattttttttaaattcattttttaattttttatttatttcatgttttaatatttttttggaggggtgggtgctcttattttcattttttggtttTATTGTTGTTTGCAGGGGGAGAGGGTGGGGTAGTGCAGGAACATATAAAGGGGTAAGGGTGTTCCACATTTTAATAGCTAGGATAGCATTAGGATAGTTCTGTCCAATATAGCTGTTTTAACAAGTGCAATGGTGATAGTATTTTCAGGAAGTTTTTCTACAGATTTCGCTCATACTTCTTTGCACATAGCAGAGATGGTCTCATAGCAGACCATTCAATCAAGGCATAGAGCCGCACATTGTGCCTTTAATAGCATAATGAGAAACGTCATgcaaataaaaagcaaaatgaacaaaaactgTTCATGCAGTAACCATAGATTTAAAGTAAAGAATTTTAAACTGACATCATGACTCCATACCGAGTCGCATCTGTAAATTATGTAGAGTGACTGATgtttattaaaatcatgatGCATCATTTATGCAACAAGGAGAATAAAGTGAAGCTAAGTGAAATTTCCATTAGTGACCACAGTATATGCATATCTTTACATCAGTATGATTTTCTGGTGGTGTCTTTTTTATCCAGATGTGGGCGAGTAACTTCATGCCCAATGAGCCGAGGATAAAGGACGTTTATCAGAGGGATTATCTAAAGGAACATGGGACACCACTTCTGCTGGACTATGTCAAATTAGAAGCAGAAAAGAAGGTAGATATAAAcatttgacctttgaacttttGATTTCAAAATCTAATCAGGGCCCCTTTGCATTTACCATTGTGGTAATTTTACCATCCTATTGTAATTTCTAGTAGATTCCTTGATTTTGACTGGCTGTTCGACATTGCTACCTTGGTAGTTACTAATGGATGGCAAAGATACCGTATTTGTAAGTGTTTAATTATAATTGTTAATTCaccaaaattcatattttttaatttctctttcTTGTCATTTCAGGACTCAATTGATTCTTTTCTTGACAACTTTTTGCATCAGGATAagaatgattttatttgatgaatAAGTTGGCACTTCATGAAAGTATGGACTAAGttatccaggtgggtgtttcataaagctgtttgtaaagttacgcacgactggaacatattcttaggtcataaatcaattatacaaggatatcatttagcacaggaaaggatcgccagtctgaattaaagtcattcgtatattacgaacagctttatgaaacacctgttcgtaaagttactcacaactttacgcacgattGAAACCGGTTCTTAGGCGTAAAATCAGTTACATAGGGAGATCATTTcacacaagaaagggtcactaGTCATTAGTAACTttatacaaacagctttatgaaacaggccccaggtttAGCTAACCAATGGCTATCATAATACCAATGTAtgtgtttatttcattatcaagaagaaacaaaaaataatttctttgactcATTTTCATTCGCAGGAGAGGATAGTAGTTGAAAACCAGACATGGATAGCTGTCGTACCTTACTGGGCCACATGGCCATATGAGACAATGCTGTTACCACGGCGACATGTCCTCCGACTGCCAGACCTGACTAATGAGGAGAGGAATGGTATGTATAAGTCCAACACAAGAAGAAGTTGATTCGACATCAGACAATCATACCACTCAGAATTTCATAAAAGTCGGATATACAtatagaataagaaagttaaagtTTTgtccattttcacaaaacagttacatacAAATCcttgttggtatgcaaatgaaggaacTAATGAAAGAGTCACATTTCTTTATGAGttcttgtacttttttttttttttttttacatttcagaTCTGGCGGACATCACAAAGCGTCTGCTCATCAAATATGACAATCTCTTTGAGACCAATTTCCCATACTCCATGGGCTGGCATGGTATGTAGAATGAATGCAGTATGATGATATTTCAGTGTGAGAATAATTACCAGTAGATGATTTTGATTGTCGTCTTCCTAAATTCTCTCCTGTCACTCCATTATTAAGAGAATTACACTGGCTACCTGTCCAGCAAAGAATCACATTTAAGATCTTAATGATAGTCGTAATGGTCAGGCCCCAAGTTACATTTCAGATCTCTTGAAACTGAAATCCCGATCTCATGACCATCACCTACGTAGCTCACAAGATACACTCACACAACAAGTACCCCCACACAAGACTAAAGCATCACTAGGAGATAGGTCATTTCTGATGTCAGCCCCATGACTATGGAACAAACTTGCCCTCAACATAAGGAATTCAACAAATTAACATAATTTCAAGTTAAAATTAAAAACCTATCTATTTCAATAGTATTTACAATACCTAGGAAGCTTTTGCAGTGTAatagaatatatagatatagtttttgcgctatataaatgcatattattagttttattattattcacttGGTCTGCAAGTACATGAAGTTGGCTTACTTCTCGGATTGTCTAATAATACATGAGCTAAACCCGTCTGGTGTACTATCAGTTTATGTTGCACTCtctcaaataaaaatttgattcaTAAACAGGCCATTTAAtcacataggcccgtattctgaagtcaggtttaacttacactcaggtttaaagttgtggtttaagtatgggaaccCAAAAGTATCAAGTTCTATTTTAAGttgtacgtttcttatgtttactgtgctctttcctgattcatcgatggtgaagacaataatctatatatacttcctaaacaattatgaatgattttgagAGCAAAATGAGCTTAGATATGATATCTCTATACTGTTAGTGATCTATGTAACAATtagcttcccatacttaaaccacaactttaaatctgagtttaagttaaacccgaattcagaatacgggccatagactATTGTAAAGACCAAGAGGATATTGAACAAAAGTGAAATTCCAATActgaaaattaaacaaagagGTTAGAACACCATTTGGTTTTAGATGTCTTAGAATTTGACCATGcgggatgagaccaaatggaaataaGATAAGTCCCTTCACGTAATCTGAGATCTTCACAGAGATATCTGCTTAAGTGTCCAGTTGTTCAGACCAAGTTATATGGGGAGAGATCATTTTGTCATGCGGCCCCTAAACTTTGGAATACAATCCCTTCTTCCATAAAGGAGTCATCTACATGCTCTGCATTCAAAAGTCGCCTTAAAACTTATTTGTTTAAGCGGTTTTATGATTGATACAGTCTACATAAATAATCCTCTCTCTTTGTCTATTTTTATATCAAGTGCATAGAGACGCCCATGGGTAGTGATATGTGCTATATAAGCAACgtcatgttattatttttattaggaCGAAATGGGTGTGGACCAAGCAACAATTTACGAATTAGACAACGGTTCTTgggtggtacatgtatattgatattcTGCACTCAAACCATGAAAGAACAATCAATATTATattatcaaacaacaaaatatcaaagtttAGCTGATATTAAAGTTAATCTGATGTCACATGAAGGGGCAACCATGAGTTGCCACTTTTTCATCGACTGCTAACTGCTACATGTCTTTGTTAGTCGATGTGGACAAACGCCGCTGCAAGTGTCTTTTACAGTGTAAGATATAGTTATATCAAAGTATGATCATTTCAGAGTTTTTTTCCCGTTTctgaatttcatttctttttttcagcaTACACTTTACCCTTTAAAAAGTTACAACTTCCCAAGAAGATGAATTAAGTTACCTTCATGATTTACAATGATAATTAA encodes:
- the LOC121416008 gene encoding galactose-1-phosphate uridylyltransferase-like, with protein sequence MKRPWKGQVEKPTEQNIPRHDPKNPLCPGATRAHGDVNPDYQSTFLFENDFPALLQEGAPTPGTNEHHLLKCAPAVGTCQVMCFHPWSDITLPLMSLDQIRTVIDKWAELITDFGAKYKWVQIFENKGAVMGCSNPHPHCQMWASNFMPNEPRIKDVYQRDYLKEHGTPLLLDYVKLEAEKKERIVVENQTWIAVVPYWATWPYETMLLPRRHVLRLPDLTNEERNDLADITKRLLIKYDNLFETNFPYSMGWHGAPTGEDVSKDNSHWQLHALYYPPLLRSATVKKFMVGYEMLAQAQRDLTAEQAAQKLRALPDVHYKLKDQSVNNSDQ